A stretch of Metabacillus sp. FJAT-52054 DNA encodes these proteins:
- a CDS encoding HAD family hydrolase, protein MSPYKVLFLDIDGTIVKPDNTIDESTKIAIAQVQEKGLTVVLATGRPLHEISPIAEELKVTSYIGYNGAYAIHNRQDVFKWAMNQEDVQYFIDTAQSKGHELVLYTHDKNLFTSPDSPRTKQFMEKLHLTKNEALTEACPEGILGITVITDSHQGSIHYQTDHIHLSQVNVEELYHCFDVIREDVNKGVGVKHFLDQLNVPAASSIAFGDGMNDKEMLSAVGEGFAMGNAHPDLFSYAKHRTTSVNEAGVSNGLKSLGLLD, encoded by the coding sequence ATGAGCCCTTACAAAGTCCTGTTCCTCGATATCGACGGAACCATCGTAAAACCGGACAACACCATTGATGAGTCAACAAAGATCGCCATTGCCCAAGTTCAGGAAAAAGGGCTGACCGTTGTCCTTGCAACAGGAAGGCCACTTCATGAAATTTCGCCTATTGCTGAGGAGCTGAAGGTCACGTCTTACATCGGCTACAACGGAGCCTATGCCATCCATAACCGCCAGGATGTCTTTAAGTGGGCAATGAATCAAGAAGACGTTCAGTACTTTATCGACACTGCCCAAAGCAAAGGACATGAGCTTGTCCTCTATACTCATGATAAAAACCTCTTCACCTCACCTGACTCACCTAGAACAAAGCAATTCATGGAGAAATTGCACTTAACGAAAAATGAAGCCTTAACAGAAGCATGCCCGGAAGGAATTTTAGGGATCACGGTCATCACAGACAGCCATCAGGGGTCCATTCACTATCAAACCGATCACATTCATCTGTCTCAGGTAAATGTCGAGGAGCTTTACCATTGCTTTGATGTGATAAGAGAGGATGTTAACAAGGGCGTCGGAGTGAAGCATTTTCTTGATCAGTTAAATGTGCCGGCCGCGTCCTCTATAGCTTTCGGCGACGGGATGAATGATAAGGAAATGCTGTCTGCTGTTGGAGAAGGCTTTGCGATGGGGAATGCTCATCCGGATTTGTTTTCGTATGCGAAGCATCGGACGACGAGTGTAAATGAAGCGGGGGTTTCCAACGGTCTTAAGAGTTTAGGATTGTTGGATTAA
- a CDS encoding helix-turn-helix domain-containing protein produces MDFSKIGKEIYFLRKAIGMSQKELAAGICSQAQVSKIEKGDVYPYAPTLYLIAQRLGVDVSYFFNIATTSNYHYVLEVESQLTALRREEKYKEIQKLVQTEKKNPLYKTTPSYQQLLIWHDAIGLFNIAQKQKEAIAMLDQAISLTSFTSKTMTEREMEILNTKCVFLLELEDYKQLAQQHQTIIQHLERVPNLTDKTLKTRIYFNCAKAKFKLENHHDSIQLCHKAIQWCLSAYSLYLLPELHYLMGQNYNCLNDSYQAASYFKKARDYFELLGKGGCRIIPEKDLENSGRKEQPGR; encoded by the coding sequence ATGGACTTTTCAAAAATCGGTAAAGAAATCTATTTCCTGAGAAAGGCCATCGGCATGTCTCAAAAAGAGCTTGCAGCAGGCATTTGTTCTCAAGCTCAAGTCAGCAAAATCGAAAAAGGCGATGTGTATCCGTATGCTCCTACCCTCTACCTCATTGCCCAAAGGCTTGGAGTGGACGTCAGTTATTTCTTCAATATAGCCACTACTTCAAATTATCATTATGTTCTAGAAGTAGAGTCACAGTTAACTGCATTAAGACGTGAAGAGAAATACAAAGAGATTCAAAAGCTCGTACAGACTGAGAAAAAAAATCCTCTTTACAAAACCACCCCTTCCTATCAGCAGCTGCTTATTTGGCACGATGCCATCGGGCTGTTTAATATCGCCCAAAAGCAGAAAGAGGCGATCGCTATGCTTGATCAAGCCATCTCCCTCACAAGCTTCACATCCAAAACCATGACCGAACGCGAAATGGAAATCCTCAACACGAAATGCGTCTTTCTGCTTGAATTGGAGGATTACAAACAGCTGGCACAGCAGCACCAAACCATTATTCAGCACCTCGAACGCGTGCCAAATCTGACAGATAAAACACTTAAAACAAGAATCTACTTCAACTGCGCCAAAGCAAAATTCAAGCTCGAAAACCACCATGACTCGATTCAGCTCTGCCATAAAGCCATTCAATGGTGTTTGAGTGCCTACTCTCTTTATCTTCTGCCGGAACTTCACTATTTAATGGGCCAAAACTACAACTGTTTAAACGACTCTTATCAGGCAGCCAGCTATTTTAAAAAAGCCCGGGATTATTTTGAGCTGCTGGGAAAGGGCGGATGCAGGATCATCCCTGAAAAAGACTTAGAGAACTCCGGCAGAAAGGAACAGCCTGGACGGTAG
- a CDS encoding LPXTG cell wall anchor domain-containing protein — MKLFSVFIKWFAAIIIFLFSMAPMVPVKKASAASEPSEISLSVNPNPYLFSLSNLKPGDWSTRKIVVKNEGKQAFQYHMSVKKNSGSDKFYNVLDVKISSQGETLYSGPLKSFKLVNPRLLEKGQEETFVITVQFPISAGNEYQKLRTEAVFSFQAADLVPPASDQDQVGGVNTASNGNAQSGLPKTGEESPVMIVFTGILLMTLGFGLFFYKKNALPKLGG; from the coding sequence ATGAAGTTATTTTCGGTTTTTATTAAGTGGTTTGCTGCAATCATCATTTTCCTTTTTAGTATGGCTCCTATGGTTCCTGTAAAGAAAGCCAGTGCAGCTTCAGAGCCTTCAGAAATCAGCCTTTCTGTTAACCCAAATCCTTATTTATTCTCATTGAGTAATTTAAAACCTGGAGATTGGTCCACCCGGAAAATCGTTGTAAAGAATGAAGGAAAGCAAGCCTTCCAATATCACATGTCGGTCAAAAAAAATTCAGGATCAGATAAATTTTATAATGTTTTAGATGTAAAGATCAGCAGCCAGGGAGAAACCCTGTACAGCGGTCCATTAAAAAGCTTCAAGTTGGTTAACCCAAGATTGCTGGAAAAAGGGCAGGAAGAAACGTTCGTTATTACGGTTCAATTTCCAATAAGTGCAGGAAATGAATATCAAAAACTGCGGACTGAGGCGGTATTTTCCTTCCAAGCAGCAGATCTGGTGCCGCCTGCATCGGACCAAGACCAAGTAGGCGGAGTAAATACAGCATCGAACGGCAATGCTCAATCTGGTCTTCCTAAAACGGGTGAAGAGAGCCCTGTAATGATTGTCTTTACAGGAATCTTATTGATGACACTGGGATTTGGTTTGTTCTTCTATAAAAAGAATGCCCTTCCTAAACTGGGCGGATGA
- a CDS encoding DUF2809 domain-containing protein: MNRSRIFYGLLLILMVGLGLYSRRLSPFLPGFINTYLGDAIWAAMIFVGFAFLFNRRKTAVIVGAAGFYCLLTECSQLYQAAWINDIRGTSLGGLILGYGFLWTDLAAYAIGISICAGSEYIAKKPSVR, translated from the coding sequence ATGAATCGTTCCCGAATTTTTTACGGCCTCCTGCTTATTCTGATGGTCGGACTCGGTCTCTATTCAAGAAGGCTGTCTCCATTCCTTCCGGGATTCATCAACACCTACCTCGGAGATGCCATATGGGCGGCGATGATTTTCGTCGGTTTTGCCTTTCTTTTTAATAGGAGAAAAACAGCGGTCATTGTGGGAGCCGCCGGTTTCTACTGCCTGCTCACAGAGTGCAGCCAACTCTATCAAGCCGCCTGGATCAATGACATAAGGGGAACGTCTCTTGGAGGCTTGATTCTCGGGTATGGTTTCCTTTGGACGGATTTAGCCGCATATGCCATTGGAATTAGCATTTGTGCAGGCAGTGAATACATAGCAAAGAAACCCTCTGTCCGTTAA
- a CDS encoding SEC-C domain-containing protein encodes MSINRNAPCPCGSGKKYKKCCLSKENVVQLTEVKQDRFLQQKEELVRRVSRFFQEHYNHAEIHSFRMEFRERTQNTVPRHIEDSFFEFYLYFLRKAENGKRPIEWFYEENHAHLNADEEFMLSTWISLNPRLLQAIDRSEHSVLFEDQFTGETFPVPRSPENTGEFIPWYGTLSMLEPFENQYLFNGLRAFTTPQGIKAALSMTKELMEKENLPHEEVLLHYFPELMAEIVQKESEKSGDQSKVIEQIEVTYKVLNDQALLEFFHHHDEFLINEWAEEKSASWTSDWKTFTDTEMKGSALLGDVYGTIEVRNGILSFTCIGSDYAEAFKHTMKKTGVALSYMDQSSKAITIPFHAEISNMVFHSEEASPEQFAPIAQAFLNMDLNQKIPAYDNLSLKEMCQQGREADAEHWLKNYEHNYSKQMEDGDLTPDFNTIRRELGLPLSPFVTGGEKRTSALTPASPPGKSSGDLFEEEDIPFYEALGFRPDTIHTFFASDLMNFYREKSMGKSENTVRKYRNNLLDLREILEGKSLNSWSDCSQTFWNDVFGKDLFALYTQTSKTQLKEFASTMKTLAKWLDDRNGTNLSEDVAKAITETEFV; translated from the coding sequence ATGTCCATTAATCGAAATGCCCCGTGCCCTTGCGGCAGCGGGAAAAAATATAAGAAGTGCTGTTTGTCGAAGGAGAATGTGGTTCAGCTGACTGAGGTGAAGCAGGATCGGTTCCTGCAGCAGAAGGAAGAGCTCGTCCGCAGAGTAAGCCGTTTCTTCCAAGAGCATTATAATCACGCCGAGATTCATTCCTTCCGTATGGAATTCAGAGAGAGAACACAGAATACTGTTCCCCGGCATATTGAAGATTCATTTTTTGAGTTCTATCTATACTTTCTGCGGAAGGCTGAGAATGGCAAACGGCCTATCGAGTGGTTTTATGAGGAGAACCACGCTCATTTGAACGCCGATGAGGAATTCATGCTGAGCACCTGGATTTCGCTGAATCCACGTTTGCTGCAGGCCATTGACCGCTCAGAGCACTCGGTTCTTTTTGAGGATCAGTTCACGGGAGAAACCTTCCCGGTTCCGCGTTCACCGGAGAATACGGGCGAGTTTATCCCTTGGTACGGGACGCTTTCCATGCTGGAGCCCTTTGAAAATCAATATTTGTTTAACGGCCTGAGAGCCTTCACCACTCCTCAAGGCATAAAGGCAGCCCTTTCCATGACGAAGGAGCTTATGGAGAAGGAAAATCTTCCTCATGAAGAAGTCCTGCTGCATTATTTCCCTGAGCTGATGGCAGAGATTGTTCAAAAGGAAAGCGAAAAGTCCGGGGATCAGTCCAAGGTGATTGAGCAGATTGAAGTAACCTATAAAGTGCTCAATGATCAAGCTCTTCTTGAGTTTTTCCATCATCACGATGAATTCCTCATTAACGAATGGGCAGAAGAGAAATCGGCCAGCTGGACCAGTGATTGGAAAACGTTCACGGACACCGAAATGAAGGGCTCGGCCCTCCTTGGCGATGTTTATGGAACGATAGAAGTGAGAAATGGGATTCTTTCCTTTACATGTATAGGCTCTGATTATGCAGAAGCCTTTAAACATACGATGAAGAAAACGGGTGTGGCGCTATCCTACATGGACCAGTCTTCCAAAGCGATTACCATTCCGTTTCATGCTGAAATCAGCAATATGGTGTTTCATTCTGAGGAGGCTTCTCCCGAGCAATTTGCACCAATTGCCCAGGCTTTCCTGAACATGGACCTGAATCAGAAGATTCCCGCTTATGATAACCTCTCCTTAAAAGAGATGTGCCAACAAGGACGGGAAGCGGATGCCGAACATTGGCTGAAAAACTATGAGCACAACTATTCGAAGCAAATGGAGGACGGAGATCTGACACCGGATTTCAATACGATCCGCAGGGAATTGGGTCTCCCTCTTTCTCCTTTCGTAACCGGAGGAGAGAAGCGGACATCTGCTCTCACACCTGCTTCCCCTCCTGGCAAAAGCAGCGGTGACCTCTTTGAGGAGGAAGATATCCCTTTCTATGAAGCATTGGGCTTCAGACCGGATACCATTCATACGTTTTTTGCTTCTGATTTAATGAATTTTTACCGTGAAAAATCCATGGGAAAGTCAGAAAACACCGTACGAAAATACCGCAACAACCTATTGGATCTTCGTGAAATACTGGAAGGTAAATCATTAAACAGCTGGAGTGACTGCAGCCAGACATTCTGGAACGATGTGTTCGGCAAGGACTTATTTGCCCTCTATACACAAACAAGCAAAACCCAGCTTAAGGAATTCGCAAGCACGATGAAGACTCTTGCGAAGTGGCTCGATGATCGAAATGGAACCAATCTTTCTGAGGATGTCGCAAAAGCGATTACGGAAACTGAATTTGTATAA
- a CDS encoding class D sortase encodes MRRILSLVLILSGFATAISPQWVSWHSKVQEEHLLSQWKEAKRELADLDQYESVKASTTIKIAGSLVIEKINLELPIVEGAGQENLKAAAGHITGTAALGEEGNAAIAAHRSRTFGRKFNRLNELKDGDMISVETEQKNLLFTVYKKTIVPPSDTSVLEKQGEGQTLTLITCDPVENPTSRLVIFARLVP; translated from the coding sequence ATGAGAAGAATCCTCTCTCTTGTTTTAATCCTATCCGGGTTCGCAACGGCCATTTCACCGCAATGGGTTTCCTGGCATTCAAAGGTTCAGGAGGAGCATCTTCTATCCCAATGGAAGGAAGCAAAAAGGGAACTGGCGGATTTGGATCAGTATGAAAGTGTAAAGGCTTCTACCACTATAAAAATAGCAGGCAGTCTCGTAATTGAAAAAATAAATCTGGAGCTTCCCATTGTAGAGGGAGCGGGGCAGGAGAATTTGAAGGCAGCCGCCGGTCACATTACTGGCACGGCCGCACTTGGCGAGGAGGGAAATGCGGCTATTGCCGCGCATCGCAGCCGCACATTTGGGAGAAAATTCAACCGGCTTAATGAACTGAAGGATGGCGATATGATCTCAGTAGAAACGGAACAGAAAAATCTTTTGTTTACTGTTTATAAAAAGACAATTGTTCCTCCATCTGATACAAGCGTTTTGGAAAAGCAGGGGGAGGGGCAAACGTTAACCCTTATAACGTGCGACCCGGTTGAAAACCCGACGAGCAGACTTGTGATTTTTGCCAGGCTGGTTCCTTGA
- a CDS encoding ThiF family adenylyltransferase: MNPAIKKTLLPIIQKEGCIEITLNYVATDIEDPDGGIYQLCRLLDGDHSIDEISSKLSLSKEEVADAIESLNSLGFVEYEYQPPHYTKTELERYRSNLNYFSGFSSLDVSKYEIQNRLRDKKAVVLGLGGGSLAASFLAGMGIGEIVGVDFDIVERSNLNRQCLYNEEDIGRLKTDAAREKVLKINPEISMTVHDLEISSYMDLLPILEGADVVINMIDQPAISSLRWVSAACIKLNIPYYSGGVNHQIVQLDRVIPANGDPCYDCMLIHTMSLHRDSVYRLKESYGKIFSNVNTGFGPNVSLLTGLMMTDAAKLLTGISPVSKPMLTMDLSDLTLEQSEFGTGRLACCPTCSGSFEQLASFEELQKLAERELTEA, encoded by the coding sequence ATGAACCCTGCCATAAAGAAGACACTGCTGCCGATTATTCAAAAGGAAGGCTGTATTGAAATCACTCTCAATTATGTAGCGACAGACATTGAGGATCCGGATGGAGGAATCTATCAATTATGCAGGCTGCTGGATGGAGACCATTCAATCGACGAAATTTCGTCGAAACTCTCCCTTTCAAAGGAAGAGGTAGCAGATGCGATTGAGTCCCTGAACAGCCTTGGATTTGTTGAATATGAGTACCAGCCTCCCCATTATACAAAGACGGAACTTGAGCGCTACCGGTCAAATTTGAACTATTTTTCCGGATTCTCAAGCCTGGATGTGAGCAAGTATGAAATACAGAATCGTTTACGGGACAAGAAGGCTGTGGTTCTCGGGTTAGGCGGAGGGAGCCTTGCTGCTTCTTTTCTTGCAGGTATGGGCATTGGCGAAATCGTCGGAGTGGACTTTGACATTGTGGAGCGCTCCAACTTGAATCGGCAGTGTCTATATAATGAAGAAGATATTGGACGGTTAAAGACGGACGCGGCCCGGGAAAAAGTACTGAAGATCAATCCTGAAATCAGCATGACTGTCCATGATCTGGAGATAAGCTCTTACATGGACCTGCTTCCTATTCTTGAAGGGGCGGATGTCGTCATTAATATGATTGACCAGCCGGCTATCAGTTCCTTGCGATGGGTCAGTGCCGCTTGTATAAAGCTGAATATTCCTTATTATAGCGGGGGAGTCAACCACCAAATCGTCCAGCTTGACCGGGTCATTCCTGCTAATGGGGATCCTTGCTATGATTGTATGCTGATTCATACCATGTCGCTGCACCGGGATTCCGTTTACCGTCTGAAGGAAAGCTACGGAAAGATTTTTTCGAACGTCAACACCGGGTTTGGCCCGAACGTATCATTATTAACCGGACTTATGATGACAGATGCAGCTAAGCTTCTTACCGGCATCTCTCCTGTATCCAAACCGATGCTGACAATGGATCTCTCAGATTTAACACTTGAACAGAGTGAGTTCGGAACAGGAAGGCTTGCCTGCTGTCCGACGTGCTCAGGCTCATTTGAACAGCTGGCTTCATTTGAGGAGCTTCAAAAGCTGGCAGAACGGGAATTGACAGAAGCATGA
- a CDS encoding glutathionylspermidine synthase family protein has translation MEALPRIRYPQHEKKRQNFYQTIPSFWHDLFGEPYALYDIKTIGMAEAQRIREVTERIAAIYDKTAPLLRSLPDESMLELGFPEESVPFLRLNPLQNEGVIRRVDLVQTSSGWKHFELNADTPTFIYELFHVNGWAARHFGLEDPNEGCEEALQNAIRQAVRELWDQEQAPKVVFTAHADHEEDWHTAAYLGRLFGYPHEIVPIHELQLKEGDGIYTPAGVKIDVLYRQTYPIEHLVNDRSEDGTAIGIQLLKLVKDERLAILNPLSSFLLQSKAVQALIWGLHENGHSYFSDTEHEWIGQHFLPTYLEKEPFIQKEKAFVEKPAFGREGDTITVFGSDGAPLAENTLKTYSDSLKVYQEYQELPTSAIETPYGKDQAHLLVGSFVIGKKAEAFGIRAGSAITGNEAYFLPAGIRT, from the coding sequence ATGGAAGCTTTGCCGCGCATCCGCTATCCCCAGCATGAAAAAAAGCGCCAAAATTTCTATCAAACCATCCCTAGCTTTTGGCATGACCTGTTTGGAGAGCCTTATGCACTTTACGATATCAAAACAATAGGGATGGCTGAAGCACAGAGAATCCGGGAGGTAACCGAGCGAATCGCGGCCATCTATGATAAAACGGCCCCGCTTCTTCGATCTTTACCTGACGAGTCGATGCTCGAACTCGGCTTCCCGGAAGAATCCGTACCATTTCTGCGGTTAAATCCCTTGCAGAATGAAGGCGTGATCCGGCGGGTGGATCTTGTACAAACAAGCAGCGGCTGGAAGCATTTCGAGCTGAATGCCGATACCCCGACCTTTATTTATGAGCTTTTCCATGTAAACGGATGGGCTGCCAGGCATTTTGGATTGGAGGACCCGAACGAAGGCTGTGAAGAAGCGCTTCAGAACGCAATCCGACAGGCAGTTCGGGAGCTTTGGGATCAAGAGCAGGCGCCAAAGGTTGTGTTCACCGCCCATGCCGATCATGAAGAGGATTGGCATACCGCCGCTTATCTCGGCCGCCTTTTTGGATACCCTCATGAAATTGTGCCCATCCATGAACTCCAGCTGAAAGAAGGCGACGGAATTTACACCCCTGCTGGCGTAAAAATTGATGTGCTCTACAGGCAAACGTATCCGATTGAGCATCTCGTGAATGACCGGAGTGAAGACGGAACGGCCATTGGCATACAGCTGCTGAAGCTCGTTAAAGACGAAAGACTTGCCATCCTGAACCCGCTGTCCTCCTTTTTGCTTCAGTCCAAGGCAGTTCAGGCGCTCATCTGGGGATTGCATGAAAACGGGCACTCCTATTTCAGCGACACCGAGCACGAATGGATCGGACAGCATTTCCTTCCGACCTATCTGGAAAAAGAGCCATTCATTCAGAAAGAAAAAGCCTTCGTTGAGAAGCCCGCCTTCGGAAGAGAAGGCGATACCATAACGGTATTTGGGAGTGACGGAGCACCTTTAGCTGAAAACACACTGAAAACGTATAGCGATTCCCTTAAGGTTTATCAGGAGTATCAGGAGCTGCCGACCTCTGCCATCGAGACACCTTATGGTAAAGATCAGGCTCACCTGTTAGTCGGTTCATTTGTGATCGGAAAGAAAGCGGAAGCCTTCGGAATCAGAGCCGGAAGCGCCATTACAGGAAACGAGGCGTACTTTTTGCCAGCCGGAATCCGCACTTAA
- a CDS encoding DUF350 domain-containing protein, whose protein sequence is MEALFHTLTYLVIGLATLLIGAVLFSITTKMSERKQILEEANTAAAIKLGGKMLGLAIVIWAAAQYSLNVVDYCLWSVFGLAAQILSYWIVEHLLFPKISLAKKVEEGNKAVAILLFMISVSVGLIIAGSLSYDAVYEMLQNQ, encoded by the coding sequence ATGGAAGCATTGTTCCATACTCTTACCTACCTTGTGATTGGCCTGGCAACTCTCCTTATCGGAGCTGTCCTGTTCAGCATCACAACCAAAATGAGTGAACGAAAGCAGATCTTGGAGGAGGCTAATACAGCCGCCGCCATCAAGCTCGGAGGCAAAATGCTCGGCCTCGCCATTGTTATCTGGGCCGCTGCCCAATACTCACTCAATGTAGTGGACTACTGCCTATGGAGCGTATTCGGCCTGGCCGCACAAATTTTATCTTACTGGATCGTTGAGCACCTTCTGTTTCCGAAAATCTCCCTTGCTAAAAAGGTGGAAGAAGGCAACAAAGCCGTCGCCATCCTGCTTTTCATGATTTCCGTTTCCGTCGGGCTGATTATTGCGGGCTCGCTTTCTTATGATGCGGTTTATGAGATGCTGCAGAATCAGTGA
- a CDS encoding PqqD family protein, whose translation MSRALTLQSIVDCSHLSIQPEGDEFSIGDSSIGEFLRVPEVAVDVVRLLDGKNTLLQVKEKIDRKYGEDVDVLDFVEMLKDCDLIYKIDSEVLNDSFRKEVNPVLFRLGSLFFSKTANLLYAVSFAALILLLILYPSLIPTFRDMFVFEPVGLSGLIFLVVGWGLTLIHEFAHLLAASKEKVHSKIRLNLRMIFLVAETDMTGLWGKPKKNRYVPFLAGMAWNTVIALGCFAVQLLSSSELVISFARMIALTTLYGFVWQFIIFLRTDIYYVISNWKNTSAMHEHSLMFLRKTVLRKEPAEWASLPLHEKNNAKWFGVLYIIGGFVSVTLTLYLQVPALWYTLSYAIRSLSTYTYSSYYFWDSLMVISVGAIELVIWLIGLKNARKERIAQRNNPANREQEAI comes from the coding sequence ATGAGCAGAGCGCTTACCCTTCAATCCATTGTCGACTGCTCCCACCTTTCCATCCAGCCGGAAGGAGATGAATTTTCCATTGGGGATTCATCTATTGGGGAATTCCTGCGGGTTCCTGAAGTCGCCGTTGATGTTGTGAGGCTTCTGGACGGAAAGAATACCTTGCTGCAGGTGAAAGAGAAAATTGACCGTAAATACGGAGAAGATGTGGACGTCCTTGATTTTGTCGAGATGTTGAAAGATTGCGATTTGATTTATAAAATCGATTCAGAGGTGCTGAACGATTCTTTTCGTAAAGAAGTTAATCCTGTCCTATTCAGATTAGGCAGCCTGTTCTTCAGCAAGACAGCCAACCTTTTGTATGCGGTTTCTTTTGCAGCCCTTATTCTTTTACTCATTCTCTATCCATCTCTCATCCCTACATTCCGGGATATGTTTGTATTTGAGCCAGTCGGATTGAGCGGATTGATTTTCCTTGTAGTAGGCTGGGGCCTTACGCTGATTCACGAATTCGCCCATCTGCTTGCCGCCTCCAAAGAAAAAGTCCATTCGAAGATAAGGCTCAATTTAAGAATGATTTTCCTCGTTGCTGAAACCGATATGACAGGGCTTTGGGGAAAGCCTAAGAAAAACCGCTATGTTCCATTTTTAGCCGGCATGGCCTGGAATACCGTCATTGCCCTCGGATGCTTTGCGGTTCAGCTGCTCTCTTCTTCAGAACTGGTGATTTCTTTCGCAAGAATGATTGCACTGACAACCTTATATGGATTTGTATGGCAATTCATTATTTTCCTCCGAACAGACATTTATTATGTCATTTCGAATTGGAAAAATACATCTGCTATGCATGAACACAGTCTCATGTTTTTACGGAAAACTGTTCTCCGGAAAGAACCGGCAGAATGGGCATCCCTTCCGCTTCATGAAAAGAACAACGCAAAATGGTTTGGTGTCCTTTATATCATCGGAGGCTTTGTATCTGTGACCTTAACCCTTTATCTTCAAGTTCCTGCCCTTTGGTATACCCTTTCTTATGCAATCCGCTCGCTAAGCACCTACACCTACAGCTCCTACTATTTCTGGGACAGCCTGATGGTCATAAGCGTTGGTGCCATCGAGCTGGTCATCTGGCTGATTGGATTAAAAAATGCACGAAAAGAACGGATTGCGCAGCGAAACAATCCCGCCAATCGGGAGCAGGAAGCTATATGA